A single Rhizobium sp. NRK18 DNA region contains:
- a CDS encoding trans-3-hydroxy-L-proline dehydratase — MRSTKVIHVVSCHAEGEVGDVIVGGVAPPPGETIWEQRNWIAKDEVLRNFVLNEPRGGVFRHVNLLVPPKHPDAQAAWIIMEPEDTPPMSGSNSICVSTVLLDSGIIPMQEPVTEMVLEAPGGLVRVRAECANGKAERIYVENLPSFATRLGVPLDVPSLGTITVDTAFGGDSFVVVDPVALGVDLVADKAREIAELGIRITNAANAKYRFEHPDKPDWTHHSFCLFAGPITREGNRLTAQSVVAIQPGKLDRSPTGTAVSARMAILHARGEMGPDDRFTGISIIGSEFHGRILGTVEVGGRQAIRPEISGRAWITGTHQHMLDPSDPWPEGYRISDTWPRLFG, encoded by the coding sequence ATGCGCAGCACAAAGGTCATTCACGTCGTTTCCTGCCATGCCGAAGGCGAGGTCGGCGATGTGATCGTCGGCGGCGTCGCGCCGCCGCCGGGCGAGACGATCTGGGAGCAGCGCAACTGGATCGCCAAGGACGAGGTGCTGCGCAACTTCGTCCTGAACGAGCCGCGCGGCGGCGTGTTTCGCCACGTCAATCTGCTGGTGCCGCCGAAGCATCCGGACGCGCAGGCCGCCTGGATCATCATGGAGCCGGAGGATACGCCGCCGATGTCCGGATCGAATTCGATCTGCGTTTCCACCGTTCTGCTCGACAGCGGCATCATCCCGATGCAGGAGCCGGTGACCGAAATGGTGCTGGAAGCGCCGGGCGGACTGGTGCGGGTGCGGGCGGAATGCGCCAACGGCAAGGCCGAGCGCATCTATGTCGAAAACCTGCCCTCATTCGCCACGCGGCTTGGCGTGCCGCTCGACGTGCCTAGCCTCGGAACCATCACCGTCGATACCGCCTTCGGCGGCGACAGCTTCGTCGTCGTCGACCCTGTGGCGCTCGGCGTCGATCTGGTGGCCGACAAGGCCCGCGAGATCGCCGAGCTCGGCATCCGCATCACCAACGCCGCCAATGCCAAGTACCGTTTCGAGCATCCCGACAAGCCGGACTGGACGCATCATTCCTTCTGCCTGTTTGCCGGTCCGATCACGCGTGAGGGCAATCGGCTCACCGCCCAGTCCGTCGTCGCGATCCAGCCGGGCAAGCTCGACCGTTCACCGACCGGCACGGCGGTTTCGGCGCGCATGGCCATCTTGCATGCGCGCGGCGAAATGGGCCCGGACGACCGCTTCACCGGCATCTCGATCATCGGTTCGGAATTTCATGGACGGATTTTGGGCACGGTCGAGGTCGGCGGCAGGCAAGCCATCCGTCCCGAGATCAGCGGCCGCGCCTGGATCACCGGCACGCACCAGCACATGCTCGACCCTTCCGACCCATGGCCGGAGGGCTACCGGATATCGGACACCTGGCCGCGTCTGTTCGGCTGA
- a CDS encoding NAD(P)/FAD-dependent oxidoreductase, giving the protein MAHSTQPDILVIGAGIIGVTAALALQGEGHRVRLLDRKGIAAETSRGNAGAFAFAEVEPLATPGIMRKAPKWLLDPLGPLSLRPAYAAKIMPWMFHFWRATSKSRYEAGVSAQSSLMKLSQQALERLIVRVNGEPLMRREGQLQVYESQAQFEASKPAWAQRRRHGVNFELLQSPEAIAEIQPGLSPRFTHAGFTPDWLNTVDPALWTQHLADSFVSMGGDIEIADVRSIVPREYAVEVVTANGTIRAGQVVIAAGAWSHQLARMLGDRIPLETERGYNTTFPTASVDVRTHITFSNHGFVISRIGEGLRVGGAVELGGLDLPPNYKRAEILVRKACEFLPGFDPEGGTQWMGFRPSLPDSLPVIARAPKADRVIYAFGHGHLGLTQAAGTAELVAALAARRQPGISLAPFDPGRFREIRRRPFSRTDAARCPISGSPPAMGRKGRACAGACR; this is encoded by the coding sequence ATGGCACATTCGACCCAACCAGACATCCTCGTCATCGGCGCAGGCATTATCGGCGTGACCGCCGCGCTTGCACTTCAGGGCGAGGGGCATCGGGTGCGTCTTCTCGATCGCAAGGGTATCGCCGCCGAAACGTCGCGCGGCAATGCGGGTGCCTTCGCCTTTGCCGAGGTGGAGCCGCTTGCGACGCCGGGGATCATGCGCAAGGCGCCGAAATGGCTTCTCGATCCGCTCGGGCCGCTGTCGCTCCGCCCGGCCTATGCGGCGAAGATCATGCCCTGGATGTTCCATTTCTGGCGTGCCACATCGAAGTCTCGTTACGAGGCGGGTGTCAGCGCGCAGTCGAGCCTGATGAAGCTGTCGCAACAGGCGCTGGAGCGCCTGATCGTCAGGGTCAACGGCGAGCCCCTGATGCGCCGCGAGGGTCAGCTTCAGGTGTATGAAAGCCAGGCCCAGTTCGAAGCCTCAAAGCCGGCCTGGGCGCAGCGCCGCCGCCATGGCGTCAATTTCGAGCTTCTCCAGAGCCCGGAGGCGATTGCCGAGATCCAGCCTGGGCTCAGCCCGCGTTTCACCCATGCCGGCTTTACGCCGGACTGGCTGAACACGGTCGATCCGGCGCTCTGGACGCAGCACCTGGCGGACAGTTTCGTCAGCATGGGCGGCGATATCGAAATTGCCGACGTGCGGTCGATCGTGCCGCGTGAATACGCGGTCGAGGTCGTCACCGCCAACGGCACGATCCGGGCCGGCCAGGTGGTGATCGCGGCAGGCGCCTGGTCGCATCAGCTTGCGCGGATGCTCGGCGATCGGATCCCGCTCGAAACCGAGCGCGGCTACAACACGACCTTCCCGACGGCGAGCGTCGACGTGCGCACGCATATCACCTTCAGTAACCACGGCTTCGTTATCAGCCGGATCGGCGAGGGGCTGCGGGTTGGCGGCGCCGTCGAGCTTGGCGGGCTGGACCTCCCACCGAACTACAAGCGCGCCGAAATTCTTGTGCGCAAGGCGTGTGAATTCCTGCCGGGGTTCGATCCGGAAGGCGGGACGCAGTGGATGGGCTTCCGTCCGTCGCTGCCGGACAGCCTTCCGGTCATCGCCCGCGCACCGAAGGCCGACCGGGTGATCTATGCCTTCGGGCACGGCCATCTCGGCCTGACACAGGCAGCCGGCACCGCCGAGCTCGTCGCCGCGCTCGCCGCACGGCGGCAGCCCGGCATTTCGCTGGCTCCCTTCGATCCGGGCCGTTTCCGAGAAATCCGCCGCCGTCCGTTCAGCCGAACAGACGCGGCCAGGTGTCCGATATCCGGTAGCCCTCCGGCCATGGGTCGGAAGGGTCGAGCATGTGCTGGTGCGTGCCGGTGA
- a CDS encoding proline racemase family protein — MHVIDSHTGGEPTRVILDGGPDLGSGPLAERAARLAGEYRDFYRSVILEPRGQVAMVCALLVPPVDPTCVTGVIYFDAEAVLGMCGHGTIGLAATLFYMGRIGTGQHRIETPVGIVTVEVHDANTVTVTNIESRRTHQGVSVEIEGIGTVTGDIAYGGNCFFLVDPSPIPVTSSNIRQLTDVTVAVREALIAKGLGCQPGMPVDHVIFYGAAETSDGHSRNFVLCPDDAYDRSPCGTGCSARLACLAADGKLAEGEEIIQESIIGSTYRLSYRKGPTGGVIPSITGEAYVMAESKLIFLPQDPFREGIVL; from the coding sequence ATGCATGTGATCGACAGCCATACCGGCGGAGAGCCCACCCGGGTGATCCTCGATGGCGGCCCGGATCTGGGATCCGGGCCATTGGCCGAGCGTGCCGCACGGCTGGCGGGCGAATATCGCGATTTCTACCGCTCGGTCATCCTTGAGCCGCGCGGGCAGGTCGCCATGGTCTGCGCCCTGCTGGTGCCGCCGGTCGATCCCACCTGCGTGACGGGTGTCATCTACTTTGATGCCGAGGCGGTGCTCGGTATGTGTGGCCACGGCACCATCGGGCTTGCCGCAACGCTCTTCTACATGGGGCGCATCGGCACCGGCCAGCACCGGATCGAAACACCGGTCGGCATCGTCACGGTCGAGGTTCACGACGCCAACACGGTGACGGTCACCAATATCGAAAGCCGCCGCACCCATCAGGGCGTTTCGGTCGAGATCGAGGGCATCGGCACGGTCACCGGCGACATCGCCTATGGCGGCAACTGCTTCTTTCTTGTCGATCCGAGCCCGATCCCGGTGACGTCGTCGAATATCCGTCAGCTGACCGACGTGACGGTCGCCGTGCGCGAGGCGTTGATCGCCAAGGGTCTCGGCTGCCAGCCGGGCATGCCGGTCGACCATGTGATCTTCTATGGTGCGGCCGAGACGAGCGACGGTCACAGCCGCAACTTCGTGCTCTGCCCCGACGATGCCTATGACCGCTCGCCCTGCGGCACGGGCTGCTCGGCGCGCCTTGCCTGCCTTGCCGCCGACGGCAAGCTGGCCGAGGGCGAGGAGATCATTCAGGAAAGCATCATCGGAAGCACCTATCGGCTCTCCTATCGCAAGGGCCCGACCGGCGGCGTCATTCCGTCGATCACCGGCGAGGCCTATGTGATGGCGGAAAGCAAGCTGATCTTCCTGCCGCAGGATCCCTTTCGGGAAGGGATCGTCCTGTAG
- a CDS encoding dihydrodipicolinate synthase family protein translates to MKKDVYLGTIPALLTPCTADRQPDFDALVRKGKEMIAAGMSGVVYCGSCGDWPLLTDEQRMEGVERLTKAGVPVVVGTGAINTKSAVAHAAHAQKVGAAGLMVIPRVLSRGLSVDAQRNHFKAILSAAPDVPAIIYNSPYYGYSTKADLFFALRAEHKNLVGFKEFGGKADLSYAAEHITSQDDDVILMVGVDTEVYHGFVKCGAVGTITGIGTIFPKESLLQVALSKRAAEGDVEADLRARELADAFSVLAKFDEGVDLVLYFKHMMTLKGEKEYELNINETDKLSPSQAGFCEAQFHQFNRWFANWSKQGGVIAECM, encoded by the coding sequence ATGAAGAAAGACGTGTATCTCGGCACAATCCCGGCACTCCTGACCCCGTGCACCGCCGACCGCCAGCCCGACTTTGATGCGCTGGTGCGCAAGGGCAAGGAAATGATTGCCGCCGGCATGAGCGGCGTCGTCTATTGCGGCTCCTGCGGCGACTGGCCGCTCCTGACGGACGAACAGCGCATGGAAGGCGTCGAGCGCCTGACCAAGGCCGGCGTGCCGGTAGTCGTCGGAACGGGTGCGATCAACACGAAATCGGCCGTCGCTCACGCCGCCCACGCCCAGAAGGTCGGTGCGGCCGGCCTGATGGTCATCCCCCGCGTATTGTCGCGCGGCCTCTCGGTCGATGCGCAGCGCAATCACTTCAAGGCGATCCTCTCCGCCGCTCCGGACGTGCCGGCGATCATCTACAACAGCCCCTATTACGGCTATTCCACCAAGGCGGACCTGTTCTTCGCCCTGCGCGCCGAACACAAGAACCTCGTAGGCTTCAAGGAATTCGGCGGCAAGGCCGATCTCAGCTACGCGGCCGAGCACATCACCTCGCAGGACGATGACGTCATCCTGATGGTCGGCGTCGACACTGAGGTCTATCACGGCTTCGTCAAGTGCGGTGCCGTCGGCACGATCACCGGCATCGGCACGATCTTCCCGAAGGAATCGCTGCTGCAGGTGGCGCTGTCGAAGCGCGCTGCGGAAGGCGATGTCGAGGCGGACCTGCGCGCCCGCGAGCTGGCCGATGCCTTCTCGGTGCTCGCCAAGTTCGACGAAGGCGTCGATCTCGTGCTTTACTTCAAGCACATGATGACGCTGAAGGGCGAAAAGGAATACGAACTCAACATCAACGAGACCGACAAGCTCTCGCCGTCGCAGGCCGGCTTCTGCGAGGCGCAGTTCCACCAGTTCAACCGGTGGTTCGCAAACTGGTCCAAGCAGGGCGGAGTGATCGCTGAATGCATGTGA
- a CDS encoding aconitase X, with amino-acid sequence MATAIVPACAQGDLLVCEEGLSVWGGVNPSTGAIIDAHHPQYGRSLAGHIVMMPTSRGSCTGSGVLLGLAFAGNAPRALIFRESEDILTLGALVAGRLFGHEIAVLRLSAVEYDALARETSAEITATAINAGGKTWPLAPVSSGETLDLNASDRTFLAGEHGEAARLAMDIIVTMAAAQGAPRLIDVSRVHIDGCIYASPAFLTFARAMADKGGRVRVPTTMNAISVDHANWRAQDVDEAFGAPAAQLADAYVEMGARPSFTCAPYLLPDGPKTGEDIAWAESNAVIYANSILGARTAKHADFMDLCIALTGRAAEAGVYLPENRAPRRIIDVAMPADADDTFWPMLGWLVGQKAPDRIPLIRGLETTKPSQDDLKALCAAYGTTSASPMLHIAGITPEADLAPTPDADHVTIEPKDFAGLWREFNRGADDVDLVALGSPHFSAAECAAFARLMDGRHVAGGVTAIATIGRGTLAEIDANGVKARLEAAGVKIIPDLCWCSISEPVFPPETKVLMTNSGKYAHYAPGLSNRAVRFGSLAQCADTACSGKAPVEPPAWIAALAT; translated from the coding sequence ATGGCGACGGCGATCGTGCCAGCTTGCGCGCAGGGCGACCTTCTTGTCTGCGAGGAGGGGCTGAGCGTATGGGGCGGCGTCAACCCATCCACGGGCGCCATCATCGACGCACACCACCCGCAATATGGACGCTCGCTCGCAGGCCATATCGTCATGATGCCGACCAGCCGCGGATCCTGCACCGGAAGCGGCGTGCTTCTCGGTCTTGCCTTTGCCGGAAACGCGCCGCGCGCACTGATCTTTCGGGAGAGCGAAGATATCCTGACACTCGGCGCGCTGGTTGCCGGCCGGCTCTTCGGCCACGAGATTGCCGTCCTGCGCCTGAGTGCCGTCGAATATGATGCACTGGCCCGCGAGACGTCCGCCGAGATCACCGCCACCGCGATCAATGCCGGCGGCAAGACCTGGCCGCTCGCACCGGTCTCCTCGGGCGAGACGCTGGACCTCAACGCGTCCGACCGCACGTTCCTGGCGGGCGAGCACGGCGAAGCGGCACGGCTTGCCATGGATATCATCGTCACGATGGCGGCGGCGCAGGGCGCGCCCCGCCTGATCGATGTCAGCCGCGTTCACATCGACGGCTGCATCTATGCGAGCCCCGCCTTCCTGACTTTCGCCCGCGCGATGGCCGACAAGGGCGGGCGGGTGCGCGTCCCCACCACGATGAACGCGATTTCCGTGGATCATGCCAACTGGCGCGCCCAGGACGTCGACGAGGCGTTCGGTGCTCCGGCGGCCCAGCTTGCCGACGCCTATGTCGAAATGGGCGCGCGACCGAGCTTCACCTGCGCGCCATACCTGCTGCCCGATGGTCCCAAAACGGGCGAGGACATCGCCTGGGCCGAAAGCAACGCCGTCATCTATGCCAACAGCATTCTCGGAGCGCGCACTGCAAAGCACGCCGATTTCATGGATCTCTGCATCGCCTTGACGGGCAGGGCGGCTGAGGCCGGCGTCTATCTTCCCGAAAACCGGGCTCCCCGCCGCATCATCGACGTCGCGATGCCGGCAGATGCCGACGACACCTTCTGGCCGATGCTCGGCTGGCTGGTCGGCCAGAAGGCTCCGGATCGCATCCCGCTCATTCGCGGGCTGGAAACGACGAAGCCGTCGCAGGACGACCTAAAGGCGCTCTGCGCGGCCTATGGCACCACCTCTGCCTCACCTATGCTGCATATTGCCGGCATCACGCCCGAAGCGGACCTGGCGCCGACGCCGGATGCCGACCATGTGACGATCGAGCCGAAGGATTTCGCCGGGCTCTGGCGCGAATTCAACCGCGGTGCCGACGACGTCGATCTCGTGGCGCTCGGTAGTCCGCATTTCTCCGCCGCAGAATGCGCGGCCTTCGCACGGCTCATGGATGGCAGGCATGTGGCCGGCGGCGTGACCGCCATCGCCACGATCGGCCGGGGCACGCTGGCGGAGATCGACGCCAACGGCGTGAAGGCCCGGCTCGAAGCCGCCGGCGTGAAGATCATCCCCGATCTCTGCTGGTGCTCGATTTCCGAACCGGTCTTCCCGCCCGAGACGAAAGTGCTGATGACCAATTCCGGCAAATACGCCCACTACGCGCCTGGCCTGAGCAACCGCGCCGTCCGCTTCGGCTCGCTTGCGCAATGCGCCGACACGGCCTGCAGCGGCAAGGCGCCGGTCGAGCCTCCCGCCTGGATCGCGGCGCTGGCGACCTGA
- a CDS encoding helix-turn-helix domain-containing protein: MEKSSFAHEDADVANDDWETERLQLRSDLGSRMKAVRQSCGFTLEVAAQRTGLALSTIHKIENGRVSPSYENLVRIARAYDIGMERLFSSDHEPHQTTRMTVTRAGQGRKVRSKRFEYEVLCNALAEKKIIPLVTRVEQRAPLKPEQLESHDGEETLYVLSGRIELVVEHYKPVILEPGDCAYFDSTLKHGLRSVDDAEAKVFWACTYIDVDK, translated from the coding sequence ATGGAAAAATCTTCATTCGCCCATGAAGACGCCGATGTGGCCAATGACGACTGGGAGACAGAGCGCCTCCAGCTGCGCTCCGATCTCGGCAGCCGCATGAAAGCCGTCCGCCAGTCCTGTGGCTTCACGCTCGAGGTTGCCGCCCAGCGGACCGGGCTGGCGCTGTCGACGATCCACAAGATCGAGAACGGCCGCGTATCGCCAAGCTATGAGAATCTCGTGCGGATTGCCCGCGCCTATGACATCGGCATGGAACGGCTGTTTTCCTCCGACCACGAGCCGCATCAGACGACGCGCATGACGGTGACCAGGGCCGGCCAGGGCCGCAAGGTGCGCTCCAAGCGCTTCGAATACGAAGTGCTCTGCAATGCGCTCGCCGAAAAGAAGATCATTCCGCTCGTCACCCGCGTCGAACAGCGCGCGCCACTGAAGCCCGAACAGCTCGAATCGCACGACGGCGAGGAAACGCTCTACGTTCTGAGCGGCCGCATCGAACTGGTCGTCGAGCACTACAAGCCCGTGATCCTGGAGCCCGGCGACTGCGCCTATTTCGACAGCACGCTGAAACACGGCCTGCGCTCGGTGGACGATGCAGAGGCCAAGGTCTTCTGGGCCTGCACCTATATCGACGTCGACAAATAG
- a CDS encoding Ldh family oxidoreductase yields MAEPNIISYDALLSRIETIFERAGVRRESAEAVARVIAAGERDHCKSHGIYRIEGCLRVIAAGKVEPLAVPEIHDTGKSIIEVDARGGFSNPAFYAARDALVERARANGLAALVIRDCLHFSALWHDVEALAEDGLASLSMCPSYSFVAPAGGKEPLLGTNPIAFGWPRPGEHPYVFDFATSVAARGEIELHRRAGTPIPEGWAVDRDGNPTTDPEAALDGAMLTFGGHKGSAISTMVELLSGAMLGEFMSKEALDFMGGTALLPRHGALVLALDPQTFAARSGRDPITEGEKLLTAIGAQGARLPSQRRFEARRKAMQDGITLSDAEMAQLDRFESLGLAAVAG; encoded by the coding sequence ATGGCCGAGCCGAATATCATTTCCTACGATGCCCTGCTTTCGCGTATCGAGACGATCTTCGAGCGCGCCGGCGTACGGCGTGAAAGCGCCGAGGCGGTGGCCCGTGTCATTGCGGCCGGCGAGCGTGATCATTGCAAGTCGCACGGCATCTATCGCATCGAGGGCTGCCTGCGCGTGATCGCCGCCGGAAAGGTCGAGCCGCTGGCCGTCCCCGAGATCCATGATACCGGCAAATCCATCATCGAGGTCGATGCCAGGGGCGGCTTCTCCAATCCGGCCTTCTACGCCGCCAGGGATGCGCTGGTCGAGCGCGCCCGCGCCAATGGCCTTGCCGCGCTGGTCATCCGGGACTGCCTGCATTTCTCCGCGCTCTGGCACGATGTCGAGGCCCTGGCCGAAGACGGGCTCGCGTCGCTGTCGATGTGCCCAAGCTATTCCTTCGTCGCACCTGCCGGCGGCAAGGAGCCGCTTCTCGGCACCAATCCGATCGCCTTCGGCTGGCCGCGTCCCGGCGAACACCCCTATGTCTTCGATTTTGCCACCAGCGTCGCCGCCCGCGGCGAGATCGAACTGCACCGCCGAGCCGGCACGCCGATCCCCGAAGGCTGGGCCGTCGATCGCGACGGCAACCCGACCACCGATCCGGAAGCGGCCCTCGACGGCGCCATGCTGACCTTTGGCGGGCACAAAGGCTCCGCAATCTCGACCATGGTCGAGCTTCTGTCGGGAGCGATGCTGGGCGAGTTCATGAGCAAGGAAGCGCTCGACTTCATGGGTGGCACGGCCCTTCTGCCGCGCCACGGCGCACTGGTGCTGGCCCTCGATCCGCAAACCTTTGCCGCCCGCAGCGGCCGCGATCCGATCACCGAAGGCGAAAAGCTCCTGACGGCGATCGGCGCGCAAGGCGCCCGCCTGCCCTCGCAGCGCCGCTTCGAGGCCCGCCGCAAGGCCATGCAGGACGGGATCACGCTCAGCGACGCCGAAATGGCGCAGCTCGATCGCTTCGAGAGCCTCGGCCTCGCTGCCGTCGCGGGGTGA
- a CDS encoding transglycosylase domain-containing protein — MKRILKIAGLLLGCVLVAATLYGAKGYWDALADAPRLRQQADALIGRGMGGNALGADHLAILLAVQDPDFANHHGVDFSTPGAGATTITQSLSKRLAFKEFRPGVGKIRQTGYALGLESRLSKEQILALWLDTLEMGKGPDGWMKGFYSASLAIYRQQPVKLSDADFIRLVAVLIAPGSYTLTEADPALEERIGRIERLVSGECKPAGHGDVWLEGCHQVPES, encoded by the coding sequence ATGAAGCGCATCTTGAAAATCGCCGGCCTCTTGTTGGGCTGCGTGCTTGTTGCCGCCACCCTTTATGGCGCGAAGGGGTACTGGGACGCCCTCGCTGACGCTCCCCGCTTGCGTCAGCAAGCGGATGCATTGATAGGCCGGGGAATGGGAGGAAACGCGCTTGGAGCGGATCATCTCGCAATATTGCTGGCCGTTCAGGACCCCGATTTTGCCAACCATCACGGCGTCGATTTTTCCACTCCCGGTGCAGGTGCGACGACGATAACGCAGTCGCTTTCCAAACGCCTCGCTTTCAAGGAATTCCGTCCGGGTGTCGGAAAAATTCGGCAGACGGGCTATGCACTCGGCCTCGAGAGCCGTCTGTCGAAGGAGCAGATCCTAGCCCTTTGGCTCGATACACTGGAGATGGGAAAAGGCCCGGACGGATGGATGAAAGGCTTCTATTCTGCGAGTCTCGCCATCTATCGGCAACAACCCGTCAAGCTCAGCGACGCCGACTTCATCAGGCTGGTGGCCGTGCTGATTGCCCCCGGCTCGTATACGCTGACCGAGGCCGATCCCGCTCTTGAAGAACGTATCGGCCGGATCGAACGCCTGGTGTCAGGCGAATGCAAACCTGCGGGCCATGGCGACGTATGGCTCGAAGGATGCCACCAGGTGCCGGAGAGCTAG
- a CDS encoding amino acid ABC transporter ATP-binding protein — translation MIEIQNVHKSFGPLEVLKGINLTVEKGEVVTVIGGSGSGKSTLLTCINGLEPIDSGKILVDGTEVHAKSTNLNKLRQKIGIVFQQWNAFPHLTVLENVTLAPRKVLGMGKAEAEAIAEEQLKHVGLADKLTTYPSRLSGGQQQRMAIARALAMSPDYMLFDEVTSALDPQLVGEVLETLKMLAEEGMTMICVTHEMAFARDVSNRVAYFHKGVMAEIGTPDQIFGDPQHPETKTFLASVR, via the coding sequence ATGATTGAGATCCAGAACGTCCACAAGTCCTTTGGTCCACTGGAGGTTCTCAAGGGCATCAACCTGACCGTCGAGAAGGGCGAGGTCGTCACGGTCATCGGCGGCTCCGGATCGGGCAAGTCGACGTTGCTCACCTGCATCAACGGGCTCGAGCCGATCGACTCCGGCAAAATCCTCGTCGACGGCACCGAGGTGCATGCGAAATCGACCAATCTCAACAAGCTTCGCCAGAAGATCGGCATCGTGTTTCAGCAGTGGAACGCCTTTCCGCATCTGACGGTGCTGGAAAATGTCACGCTGGCGCCGCGTAAGGTGCTCGGTATGGGCAAGGCGGAAGCGGAAGCCATTGCCGAGGAGCAGTTGAAGCATGTCGGTCTCGCCGACAAGCTGACGACCTATCCATCGCGCCTGTCAGGCGGCCAGCAGCAGCGCATGGCGATTGCCCGCGCGCTCGCCATGTCGCCCGACTACATGCTGTTCGACGAAGTGACCTCGGCGCTCGACCCGCAGCTCGTCGGCGAAGTGCTGGAAACGCTGAAAATGCTCGCCGAGGAAGGCATGACGATGATCTGCGTCACGCATGAAATGGCCTTTGCCCGCGACGTGTCCAACCGCGTCGCCTATTTCCACAAGGGCGTGATGGCCGAGATCGGCACGCCCGACCAGATCTTCGGCGACCCCCAGCATCCGGAAACGAAGACGTTCCTCGCTAGCGTGCGCTGA
- a CDS encoding amino acid ABC transporter permease: MFDTALSSSDLVFLAKGAGMTLIVTAISVVIGTLLGILFGILRVQLGAVASAPLTFFLDIFRSVPLLIQLVLANAFMGVVLRLQLSGFAVACMVLSLYTAAYCAEIVRGGIDAVPSTTRRAARSLGMSWGQDMRYIVLPLATRVALPSWIGLALGVMKDSALVYVVQVTELLKSTQILITRLQEPLFLLMICGAFYFIISFPLARFGGYLEKRWSND, from the coding sequence ATGTTCGATACCGCTCTGTCCTCCTCCGATCTCGTCTTCCTCGCCAAGGGCGCCGGCATGACGCTGATCGTCACCGCGATCTCGGTCGTCATCGGAACCCTGCTCGGCATCCTGTTCGGCATTCTGCGCGTGCAACTCGGTGCCGTCGCTTCGGCGCCGCTGACGTTCTTCCTTGATATCTTCCGCTCCGTCCCGCTCTTGATCCAGCTGGTGCTCGCCAATGCCTTCATGGGCGTGGTGTTGCGCCTGCAGCTTTCGGGATTTGCGGTGGCCTGCATGGTGCTGTCGCTCTACACCGCCGCCTATTGCGCAGAAATCGTGCGCGGCGGCATCGACGCCGTGCCGTCCACCACGCGCCGTGCGGCGCGCTCGCTCGGCATGAGCTGGGGGCAGGACATGCGCTATATCGTGCTGCCGCTCGCCACCCGCGTGGCGCTGCCGTCATGGATCGGTCTGGCGCTCGGCGTCATGAAGGATTCGGCACTCGTCTACGTGGTTCAGGTCACCGAACTGCTGAAGTCGACCCAGATCCTGATCACCCGCCTGCAGGAGCCGCTGTTCCTGCTCATGATCTGCGGCGCCTTCTACTTCATCATCAGCTTCCCGCTTGCCCGTTTCGGCGGCTATCTCGAAAAAAGGTGGTCCAATGATTGA
- a CDS encoding amino acid ABC transporter permease, translated as MFGYTFQWNQAFARLPKMLDGAVVTIEVAVLSMLIGIAFAILLTVFRLSGSRPLKAVATSWVEIARNTPALFQIYMAHFGIASFGIHFSPFVSLLIGITFNNAGYLAENFRGALKAIPDTQTRAGRSLGMSQLQAFRYIILPQMLRISFLPMTNQMVWAVLMTSLGVTVGMNSDLYGVTQDLNALTFRTFELFAIAGVMFYIITKIITLSARLIAARLFRY; from the coding sequence ATGTTCGGATACACCTTCCAATGGAACCAGGCCTTCGCCCGGCTTCCGAAAATGCTGGACGGCGCGGTGGTCACGATCGAGGTGGCGGTGCTGTCGATGCTGATCGGCATTGCTTTCGCCATTCTCCTGACCGTGTTTCGCCTGTCCGGATCCCGCCCGCTCAAGGCCGTCGCCACCAGCTGGGTCGAAATTGCCCGCAACACGCCGGCGCTTTTCCAGATTTACATGGCGCATTTCGGCATTGCCAGTTTCGGCATTCATTTCAGCCCATTCGTGTCGCTGCTGATCGGCATCACCTTCAACAATGCCGGTTATCTGGCTGAGAATTTCCGCGGCGCGTTGAAAGCGATCCCGGACACACAGACACGGGCCGGGCGGTCGCTTGGCATGTCGCAGCTGCAGGCCTTCCGCTACATTATCCTGCCGCAGATGCTGCGCATTTCCTTCCTGCCGATGACCAACCAGATGGTCTGGGCGGTGCTGATGACTTCGCTCGGCGTCACCGTCGGCATGAATTCCGACCTTTACGGCGTCACACAGGACCTGAACGCACTGACCTTCCGGACCTTCGAGCTTTTCGCCATCGCCGGTGTGATGTTCTACATCATCACCAAGATCATCACGCTGAGCGCCCGCCTGATCGCCGCGCGCCTGTTCCGCTACTAA